The Bacteroides ovatus genomic interval CCCGCTTGTATTTGCAGGATAGAAAGATAAGCCACTTTACCTTCCAGTGTCAATCCCATCACTTTAGCACCGGGGCCATTGCTACGTGTTTTCACTAATATACCATCACCACGGTCGTAAGGTTTGCCCAATACAAAAACATCGGTCAGTCTTGTATAAAAACCCTCAATCAACAAATTCGTCTGGAATGCTCCGAAACGATGATACATATCTGCAGAAACACTGAAACTTTGGGATTTCTCTTCTTTCAAATCCTTTGCACGCTCGATCATAGCCACCGTTCCGCCCACATTTTCAATATGCATATCCTCATCAAAAGCCTGCGGAGCACGAAATCCGGAAGAATAGCTTAAACGCAGGTTAATATTCTGGGTAGGATTAAAACGCAAGTTGGCACGGGGACTAAAGATCACATTATCCACCATATTATGCTTATCCAGACGACCACCAATCAGAATCCCCCAACGGTCGTTCTTCCATTCGTTCTGCAGAAAAGCACTGTAAATATTCACCGTCTGATCCGTGTGACGGTTATATCCCCACATGTTATCTTTTAGGCGGTCACGGTTATATTCAAGCCCTGCCGTGAGATCAGAAGGCATAAAAAAGCACTTGTCAAACGTATGTACGTATTGTGCACCACCCATAGCGGTTAAATCCGTTGTCTTTCCATAGGCTTTCAGAGGATCGTTACCCGGTCCGTAATAACTGTCCCGGTCTGTATTGGCAGCCGATGCAAAAACACTTAGACGGTTCTTTTCATCCGGAGAGAAATAATCGAATTTCAAACTTCCACCATCAATAGAATGTTGCAACTGCTCCGCAATATGCGCTTCGTGAGGAGGACGGTTCAACATATCCCCTCCACGACGGAATTCCTGCATGTGGTGATATTCAAAGGTCAGTTTGGAATAAGTACTTGTTTTCAGATAAGAGCGGAAACCCACTGTCTGATTCTTCAATTTGGGCAGTTCGGTAAATCCGTCTCCGTCATAATCATATCCCGACCGATAACGGTTCTGACCAAAGATATACAATCCGGCACGATGATCGTCCGTCACCAATGAAGCATTCAGCGAGGTGTTGTTATCGAATGAGGAGCTTCCTCCTAAAGAAGTTATGGTGTGCGACAGCTGACCCGAATTACGTAAAGGCTCTTTGGTGATTATATTAATCGTTCCTGCAATAGCTGAAGAACCGAACAAGGCGGAGCCTCCCCCACGCATCACTTCTACACGTTCAATCATACTGGCAGGAATCTGTTCCAGTCCATACACTCCGGAAAGGGCGCTGAATACGGGACGCGAATCTATCAGAATTTGTGTATATGGTCCGTCCAGACCATTGATGCGGACTTGCTGGAAGCCACAATTCTGGCAATTTGTCTCCACACGCACTCCGGGCTGGAAGTTCAGTCCTTGTGATAAAGTGGAAGAGTTGGTGGTTTCAAAAAGTTTCAGGTCGACAACATTCACCAAAGTAGGAGCCATACGACGTGTCGTTTCACTCCGGTTGGCGGAAACTACTACTCCGTCGAGAGCAATCGCATCCTCTTCTATTTCAAAATCTTCTTCCAGTGTCTTTCCTTTTTTCAGAGTTACGTTGCGGGTCACTGTCTTGTAACCTACTGAACTAACTTCCAGTATAAAATTTCCTTCCGGCAAATTCTTCAAAAAATAATGCCCGGTAGCATCGGTCACGGTTCCTATGGTCGTTCCTTTCAGTGCGATAGTGATGTACGGAAGATGTTCTTTCGTTTTTTTATCCAGTACATGACCTATTATATTCGCATCGGATTTCTTCAGTTCAGGGTAGTCCGGACGTTCAGCCAATGCGTATGACAAGACACAGCACAGGCCGACCAGGACTAAAAGATATTTCTTCATTGTCGTTAGTCTTTTAATGTTTTAATTCGAAAAATAATAATAAAGGGAAAGGGAAGCAGCGATCGTTAATCGTTGATCCTAATACATTAATACTGTTCCCCCAAAAAGATAGACTAAGCGATAGGAGGTGCTCTAAGAGATATTACGCCCGGACAAGAACGGTAAAATTGCTCAATTTGCGGGCGGACAAACAGGATGCATAATAGAGATAAAGCAGCAACAGAGAATGTTGGTATCAAACCGCTGTCGGTCACCAACACATGACTCAAGAGATGAATTAGTTGGAATTCAACCGTCGTATGGCTATGTTCGCTGCCTTTTTTAAATGGATGTGAATGGACAATTGTAACCCCGTTGACCACATGGGAGTGAGTAAACAAAGTGATTCCTGCCATGTACGAGATAAACAGTACAGGCAGAAACCACTTCATTATATGTAGGTACAATTGTTTCATTCGGTCATCTTGCACATTTATTCTGTGCACCTAAGTCAAGGTTTAGTTTGTTTTTTGCAAAGATAAGGATTGTCTCCATGCAAAACAATCCCTATTTATAACGATTTTAAATCTTAACCGAATTTTAATAACTTATCTTCACTCCGGCAAAGAAACTTCTCGGCAATGACGGACCATAGATATAACCGGAGTCACGGTCAGCCCCTTTGTCGAAGTCGTTCTGGTAGGCATTGAAAATATTCTGTACACCGGCATTTACCTACAAGTTCATCGACTTGTAAAGTTTGAAATCATAGGCAGCCTTCAAACCGATATCGAAGAAGTCCTTCGTATTCACCGTTATCGGTTTTTCAAGGAATCCCGGAACTGGTTCGTGGGGAACCAGCATCGAACCGGTATATGTACCGGAAAGAGCGATAGATAATGGTTTTATCGGGGTATAGGTTGCTGTAAAATAACCGTAAGTATTCGGTGTACGCATCATTTTCTTTACAGCCGGAGCTTCTTTGTTCCATACGTGCGGTTCGCTATAATGGCTCTGTTGCAGGGTGACTCCTGCCTGAACCTGGAATTTAGTCAGATACGCCATCTTTCCTTCCAATGTCAATCCCATCACACGGGCTCCCGGTGCATTGTAGCGTGTACGTGTCAGAATTCCATCCACTACCTCTCCGTCGGTAAGGGCAAATACATCTGATAACTTTGTATAAAATCCTTCTACCAAAAAGTTAACCTGAAACGCACCAAAACGATGATAAATATCTGCCGAAGCACTCAAACTCTGTGATCTTTCTTCTTTCAGATTATCGGCCAGTTCAACCATCGCCACATTACCGCCTACATTCTCCACATGCAAATCCTCGTCGAAAGCCTGCGGAGCACGGAAACCGGATGAGTAGCTGAAACGAAGATTGATATTTTCCGTCGGATTATAACGCAGATTGGCACGCGGACTGAATATCACATGGTCAATCAGGTTATGTTTATCCAAACGACCGCCAATCAGAAATCCCCAATGCTCATTCTTCCATTCATTCTGAAAGAAAGCACTACCGATATTCACTTTTTGGTCTACTGTACGGTGGTATCCCCACATATTGTCTTCCAGTTTATCCTGATTGAATTCTATTCCGGCAGTCAGATCAGCAGGCATGAAGATACATTTTCCGAAACTATAGACATATTGCGATCCTGCCATCCAGTTTAAGTCGGTGGTGTTTCCGTAAGCATTCGGATCTTGGCCGCCACCATAATAGCTGTCACGATTGATATGCTGCGCTGATGCAAACACATTGAAACGATGTTTCTCGTTAGGTGAGAAATAATCAAATTTCAGTCCTCCACCATTGATCGAGTGTTCGGTCTGTTCCGCTACATTCGCTTCGTGAGGTGGACGGTTCAACAAGTCTCCTCCCCTACGGAATTCTTCCATGTGGTGATATTCAAAAGTTAGTTTCGAATATGTCGTTGTTTTCAGGAATGAACGGAAACCGATGGTCTGGCCGTGTATCTTGGGGATTTCAGAATATCCGTCACCATCATGGTCATACGCGGAACGATGGCGATTCTGACCGAAGATATACAAACCGGCACGCTGGTCGTCCGTCACAAGTGATGCATTCAGCGCCGTACTGTTATCAAAAGCATCGCCATCACCAATACCTGTAATGGTATGCGATAACATACCGGAATTGCGCATCGGTTCTTTGGTAATGATATTGATTGTTCCGGCAATAGCAGACGAGCCGAACAAAGCAGATCCGCCTCCACGCATCACTTCCACACGTTCTATCATGCTGGCAGG includes:
- a CDS encoding TonB-dependent receptor, translated to MKKYLLVLVGLCCVLSYALAERPDYPELKKSDANIIGHVLDKKTKEHLPYITIALKGTTIGTVTDATGHYFLKNLPEGNFILEVSSVGYKTVTRNVTLKKGKTLEEDFEIEEDAIALDGVVVSANRSETTRRMAPTLVNVVDLKLFETTNSSTLSQGLNFQPGVRVETNCQNCGFQQVRINGLDGPYTQILIDSRPVFSALSGVYGLEQIPASMIERVEVMRGGGSALFGSSAIAGTINIITKEPLRNSGQLSHTITSLGGSSSFDNNTSLNASLVTDDHRAGLYIFGQNRYRSGYDYDGDGFTELPKLKNQTVGFRSYLKTSTYSKLTFEYHHMQEFRRGGDMLNRPPHEAHIAEQLQHSIDGGSLKFDYFSPDEKNRLSVFASAANTDRDSYYGPGNDPLKAYGKTTDLTAMGGAQYVHTFDKCFFMPSDLTAGLEYNRDRLKDNMWGYNRHTDQTVNIYSAFLQNEWKNDRWGILIGGRLDKHNMVDNVIFSPRANLRFNPTQNINLRLSYSSGFRAPQAFDEDMHIENVGGTVAMIERAKDLKEEKSQSFSVSADMYHRFGAFQTNLLIEGFYTRLTDVFVLGKPYDRGDGILVKTRSNGPGAKVMGLTLEGKVAYLSILQIQAGLTLQRSRYDEPHKWHDDAPAEKKIFRTPDTYGYFTATCTPIKPLSIALSGTYTGRMLVQRMDITAENAELGKMPERKAEAIRTPRFFDLGVKLAYDFKLYKTVDLQLNGGVQNIFESYQKDFDRGANRDSGYIYGPSLPRSFFAGVKISY